The following DNA comes from Gammaproteobacteria bacterium.
GCGCTCCGGTTCGGCATCGATCGGTTTTTTGCGCAGCAGGCCGGTGGCCAGCGTGTTCTTGTTCAACTGAATGCGCGCCTTATGATAATGGGGCCGGGTGAGTCGATATTATGTAGGACAGTTTGCAGCGGTGCTACTGATCAACAGCGCGCGGGGCCGTGGTTTATACCGCGAAAGCGAAGGGGATGCGTAAATCAGCGCATTCAACGACGGCATGTTACATGCGCCGGTCCCTGTTTAGAGCCCGAGACGCTTGTCTGATTTGCGGGGTCAACTGCTCGGCGAACTCATCGGCCGGCAGCGGCCTGCTCAAAAGATAGCCCTGCACCGCATCGCAATCGAGCGCGCGCAAAAATGCCAGTT
Coding sequences within:
- a CDS encoding EAL domain-containing protein, with product MDTLKIDRSFTHEIPEHTDNAAICRAIVAMAHSLNLKVTAEGVETEAQLAFLRALDCDAVQGYLLSRPLPADEFAEQLTPQIRQASRALNRDRRM